From a region of the Leptospira kmetyi serovar Malaysia str. Bejo-Iso9 genome:
- a CDS encoding DsbA family protein — protein MNQDQPIQHSILYAVDPLCPWCYGFGPVVEKIRETYKDKIRFSLVLGGLRFEDSSEFLTPELARILKHEWKDAESITKQPFNTDFLNRKDFKYDSFPSCKAVISVQKIDPLIAFNYLNALSKAFYLENSDPTSYETFENLAEKFGIPAATFKTVFEDKDTDLETRNDFYFGFSLGVGAFPSLVFSDGTENGILTRGYCTYEEVDSILKDYFRAART, from the coding sequence ATGAACCAAGACCAACCGATCCAACATTCCATCCTGTACGCGGTCGATCCGCTTTGCCCTTGGTGTTACGGATTCGGGCCGGTCGTAGAAAAAATCCGAGAAACCTACAAGGATAAGATTCGATTCTCCCTCGTCCTGGGAGGTCTTCGGTTTGAGGACAGCTCCGAATTCTTAACACCGGAACTTGCAAGAATCTTAAAACACGAATGGAAGGACGCGGAATCGATCACAAAACAACCCTTCAACACGGACTTCCTCAACCGAAAAGATTTCAAATACGATTCTTTTCCTTCTTGTAAGGCGGTGATCAGCGTCCAAAAAATCGATCCGCTGATCGCATTCAATTATTTGAATGCACTTTCCAAGGCTTTTTATCTCGAGAATTCTGATCCGACTTCGTACGAAACCTTCGAAAATCTCGCCGAAAAATTCGGAATTCCCGCGGCGACATTCAAAACGGTTTTCGAAGACAAAGACACCGATCTGGAAACGAGAAACGATTTTTATTTCGGTTTTTCTTTGGGAGTGGGAGCGTTTCCGAGTTTGGTTTTTTCGGACGGAACGGAGAACGGAATCCTAACCAGAGGTTATTGCACTTACGAGGAAGTGGATTCCATTCTTAAGGATTATTTCAGGGCCGCGAGAACTTAA
- a CDS encoding phage holin family protein, whose protein sequence is MTHFLFSLILMSLVVEFIFPLIHPDFHVVGGWINSIIVVVAFVIINAVMRLILIIMTLGIGIVFYYLSLGLIGLIINAWVILIIGDWFPGTLSVPGFWSAFLGGVLLVLANYVGKTEAKDRKKEKANT, encoded by the coding sequence ATGACCCATTTTTTATTTTCCTTAATATTGATGTCCCTTGTCGTCGAGTTTATCTTTCCCTTGATTCATCCCGATTTTCACGTAGTAGGCGGCTGGATCAATTCGATCATCGTGGTAGTCGCGTTCGTAATCATCAACGCGGTGATGCGTTTGATTCTGATCATCATGACGCTCGGAATCGGAATCGTCTTTTATTATCTGAGTTTGGGTTTGATCGGTCTGATCATCAACGCTTGGGTGATTCTCATCATCGGAGATTGGTTTCCCGGAACCTTATCCGTTCCCGGTTTTTGGTCCGCGTTTTTGGGAGGAGTTCTTTTGGTTCTCGCGAATTACGTAGGTAAGACCGAAGCCAAGGATAGAAAAAAGGAAAAGGCAAACACGTAA
- a CDS encoding tetratricopeptide repeat protein gives MTLQQALEFVKKGDLPGAKAALIQYLQNDPEDPIGNYHLGMCHSHLNELEPAEEKLLKAISLNESFVAARVGLGVLYAKKKDKPKAEIQFTKVLEIDENNVNAKKNLASLYTGTGNYKKAIDLYLSVSIEERKDIVSLYAISFCYLKSEKLAEAREFFRELEKLPVPEPMKKEVAELKTLIEDKNIESEGIWTLIQKPEQN, from the coding sequence ATGACACTGCAACAAGCGCTTGAATTCGTTAAAAAGGGAGATCTTCCCGGAGCCAAAGCGGCTCTTATACAATATCTTCAAAACGATCCGGAAGATCCGATCGGAAACTATCATTTAGGGATGTGCCATTCTCACTTGAACGAATTGGAACCCGCCGAGGAAAAACTGCTCAAGGCGATTTCCTTAAACGAAAGTTTTGTGGCCGCGAGAGTCGGGCTCGGCGTTTTATACGCGAAGAAAAAGGACAAACCCAAGGCGGAGATTCAATTCACGAAGGTCTTGGAAATCGACGAGAACAACGTAAACGCAAAAAAGAATCTGGCCTCTCTTTATACGGGAACCGGCAATTATAAAAAGGCGATCGATCTTTATTTGTCCGTTTCGATCGAAGAACGAAAGGACATCGTATCTTTGTATGCAATTTCGTTTTGTTATCTCAAATCGGAAAAACTTGCCGAAGCCAGGGAATTCTTTCGCGAATTGGAAAAACTTCCCGTTCCGGAACCTATGAAAAAAGAAGTCGCAGAACTCAAAACCCTGATCGAGGATAAGAATATCGAGTCCGAAGGAATTTGGACCCTGATCCAAAAACCGGAACAGAATTGA
- the leuA2 gene encoding 2-isopropylmalate synthase LeuA2: MKQDSESGNVQAAHNAIAFGNSKEIQSFSDILQNPLPKHPPFFMDVTLRDGNQALRKPWNLDQKETIFKQLLKLGVQGIEVGFASSNDQEFEACSYLSSIAPENVVISSLSRAVEKEIEISWKAIQRAPKPRIHIVYPISAFTIQNVLKTTEEKVLERISESVAYAKSLVGSRGEVQFSGEHFGDSLENLDFAVEAFRTALNYGADVVNLPNTVERYRPWLFVSMVKAVTNALPEDSKISIHTHNDLGMATATTVESYFSGAVQLETALNGLGERAGNTNTYEVAIALHNCGVNVPLNFSAIYETSRLVSYLSDIPIYEKAPLIGEDVISHRSGIHQDGVAKTRHLQKGAYRAFDAALIGRPEGDRIEFTSQSGRSAVFCILRDAGEDISLEQAGRLQPILKKISEESGRGELSLDEIQIEWNKMKAISVASDFHSKDLSEQV; this comes from the coding sequence ATGAAACAAGATTCGGAATCGGGAAACGTGCAAGCGGCGCATAACGCGATCGCTTTCGGCAATTCAAAAGAAATACAATCATTTTCTGATATTCTTCAGAACCCTCTCCCCAAACATCCGCCCTTTTTTATGGACGTGACTTTGAGAGACGGAAACCAAGCGCTTCGCAAACCTTGGAACCTCGATCAAAAGGAAACGATCTTTAAACAACTTTTGAAACTCGGTGTTCAAGGAATCGAAGTTGGTTTCGCTTCTTCGAACGATCAGGAATTCGAAGCCTGCAGTTATCTTTCTTCCATCGCTCCGGAGAATGTTGTGATCTCTTCCCTTTCTCGCGCGGTTGAAAAGGAAATCGAAATTTCTTGGAAGGCGATTCAACGAGCGCCTAAGCCGAGAATTCATATCGTATATCCGATCTCCGCGTTTACGATTCAAAACGTTTTGAAAACGACCGAGGAAAAAGTTTTGGAAAGAATTTCCGAATCGGTCGCGTATGCGAAAAGTCTCGTCGGTTCGAGAGGAGAGGTTCAATTCTCCGGTGAACATTTCGGAGATTCTCTGGAGAATTTGGACTTTGCCGTCGAAGCGTTCCGAACTGCGTTGAATTACGGAGCCGACGTCGTCAATCTTCCGAACACAGTGGAACGTTATCGTCCTTGGTTGTTCGTTTCCATGGTCAAGGCGGTGACGAACGCGTTGCCGGAAGATTCTAAGATTTCGATTCATACGCATAACGATTTGGGAATGGCGACAGCGACGACCGTTGAATCTTATTTTTCAGGCGCCGTTCAACTCGAGACCGCATTAAACGGACTTGGTGAAAGAGCGGGTAACACGAACACTTACGAGGTTGCGATCGCTCTTCATAACTGCGGAGTCAACGTTCCTCTGAACTTTTCCGCGATCTATGAAACGTCCCGTTTGGTTTCTTATCTTTCGGATATTCCTATTTACGAAAAGGCTCCTCTGATCGGCGAAGACGTGATTTCTCATCGATCCGGAATTCATCAGGACGGCGTCGCTAAAACGCGCCATTTACAAAAGGGCGCCTATCGCGCGTTTGACGCCGCGTTGATCGGTAGACCCGAAGGAGATCGAATCGAGTTTACGAGTCAATCGGGTAGAAGCGCGGTGTTTTGTATTCTCCGAGACGCGGGCGAAGACATCAGCTTGGAACAAGCGGGAAGACTACAACCGATCTTGAAAAAAATCTCCGAAGAATCCGGAAGGGGAGAATTGTCTCTGGATG